Genomic segment of Apium graveolens cultivar Ventura chromosome 7, ASM990537v1, whole genome shotgun sequence:
GGGTTGGGAGGATATAAGTAACTAGAAAAGGTAAATCAACTTCCCCATATATAATTCTATGTTTATATTTTGTTGCCTAAACTTGCACCACAAGGTTAGGAGGAAAAAGAAGAGTGGAAGGTGAACCAATGTCCATAAACTAACATAACCCTACTTAAAAAAATGTCCATGACACTTTTACTTTCATAATCTTCCTCCCTTGTTGAACCCAACCTACAAGTCTTCTAGAAGCAACCCCACACCCACCAGACCCTTTAGATCTAATGTTTGCATGAGAGACCACCATTAGAATAAAGAAAAAAGTTGCAACTACCATCTCCTCTATTCTTATTTTATTGCACAAGAATAGCCAAACCCCACTAGCAAATTTCCCTCCCATATGCTCACCACAACTAGCTACAATTAAGATTGTTTTTTGTATTAACTCATGAATTAGAGTACAAGATTAATAATAGCTGTGTCTGTTTTTTTTATATAACTTTTTGTTTCTTCTTCATGCCACATAAGTAGTATTCTTGCTTTTTTGTTTTTCTAAATCATGGATTAAACCAATCAAATTCACTGCTAGGTGCATCATTGTTGTTACAATCCCACTGCAGACCAGGAAACATCATTCCAACCTGCTACAACATAAGCACTGCAGAACGAAATATCATTTCTCATTCTCCCTGTTGGGTGATAACATGAAAGTACATATATATGAGCATGAGGCACTATACCAACGAAGGGCATTAGTTACTTCTAACAGTATTATTATATCATGTAACAAAACTTAAATACATGTCAAGAGTTTGACTTCCGGCAAAAACATGCTCATGAATGGGATCAGGTTGCCTCAAATATGTGTAACTCAATCAAATCAACGTAAAAAgcttttaataaattattatgaCTTAAGAGTTTAAGTTTCAGTGAAAATATGCGCGTGAGTTATAACCGGTAATCTAAAATATGTCTAGCCTAACCATAAACAAATCGATATaaaaaatttgtaataaattatTACGATGAGTTCAAGTTGTCGTGAAAATTTCACATGTGCGTGAACGAATCTAAAATATATGTAACTTAAACACAAACAAAATaatgtaaaaaaaaaaattagttaaaATTAGAACCTTGGAAATATAGTTTCTCGGTAACTAGATTGCCTAAACCATATGTAAATTAATCATGTACAAATTAATGTAAAAACCTTTGGTAAATACAAGAAGCTTAGAAATATAATTACTTGATGAAAAGGCTAATAAAGATTAACAACTTTTGTGATTATCATAAAGACAAGAAATATATTCTTAAAAAAATAGTAGAAGAAATGGAAGGGTATAGAGTTCTTGAAAAGGAGTTGAATAAGCATGTTGAAATTAGGTTAGAAAGGTAGTGATGAGAGGCTtgagagggggggggggggggttagTTAAATTATAAATCAAAAAGGTTGGTCAGAGTTAAGAATAAAGAAAGGGGCAAAAATCACACCTTTCCTTACCACACCCCACTTTTAAACCCATTTTTCTACACCTACCTGAAACTCACCCCCCATAGTTATTATTCTCTACTTGTTCCAAAATACTACACTACATACCCCAACTGTTTACCAATATTTACCACATATATACTCCACACAGCCACAGTAGTATTTTGTATATAAATGAATATGATGCCATTAACATCAAAAGAGTGGCCACCACCAGCCACTCTCTCAAACCTGTCTCACCAACTCACGTCTAGAAGCAATTAGGTTCACTGCCTTAAcaccctctctctctctctctaactCTCTCTCTCATAATACACACATTGAGAGAGATAGAGTATTTATTTGGGACTTCCCCTTTTTTATATATAGAGTCAAAAGCTTAAATAACTCCCCCCCACTTCCAATTCCTCTCAAAGGGCCGGCCTTGATGTTCAAGCATCATTACCAATCCTAACAATTCCCACTTCCTTCCCTTCACCCAACCCCTTTTATTACCATATATATAAACCTACAGATTTTTATGTGTATATAAAGACTTTCTAAGCATTAAACTTGGGCTTTAAATCAAGATTACATTAAAAATGGGAAGGTCCCCTTGTTGTGAAAAAGCTCACACAAACAAAGGAGCTTGGACTAAAGAAGAAGATGATCGCCTCATAGCTTACATTCGTTCCCATGGTGAAGGCTGCTGGCGCTCTCTTCCTAAAGCTGCTGGCCTTCTTCGTTGCGGTAAAAGCTGTAGGCTTAGATGGATCAATTACTTGAGGCCTGATCTTAAACGTGGCAATTTCACTGAAGAAGAAGATGAACTCATCATCAAACTTCATAGTCTTCTTGGAAACAAGTATGTTCACTTGGTTCTTTTTTCCAAGAAACTCAAAACATGAGTTCGAtcatttttttttgtttctcTAGAAACGTTagcaattaattaataatttaattatatgATCGAACCATGTTTTGTTGTTGCTAACGTTTCTAGAGCACGTAGTTGGAATgttttgactaatgaaaattatGGCATATGTTATATAGGTGGTCACTTATAGCTGGAAGATTGCCAGGAAGAACAGACAATGAGATAAAGAATTATTGGAACACTCATATTAGAAGGAAGCTTCTAAACAGAGGAATTGATCCAACAACACACAGGCCAATGAATGAGTCTAACTGTGCTCAAGAAATCACAACAATTTCATTTGGAAGTGGAGCAGCAACTGCAGTGAACATGAAAGAAGAGCAACAAGAAGATGAAGATCGCAAGATGATGGTGATGATCAAATCATCAAATTATGGGTTTCAAGAAACTGATGAAAAGATTACTAGCATGGTGATTGAAAGATGTCCAGACTTGAATCTTGATCTGAAAATCAGCCCTCCTCATCAACAACATCAGACAGATGCATTAAAAACAGGGGGAAGAAACAGAGGACTCTGTTTTGCATGCAGCTTGGGTTTACAAAACAGTAAAGATTGTAGCTGCAACAGTAATAATGGTACTAGCAGCAGTAATAATGGTACCTCAGGGTATGACTTTCTAGGGTTAAAAGCTGGTGGTGTTTTGGACTACAGAAGCTTggaaatgaaataaaaaaaatttgaattcttgattgtatttaaatatatattaagCAAGGGGGATAACTTGTATCATTAGCATACGGAAGTTTCTTAAAATTCCCTTGTTTGTAAAATTATAGTGATTAGTTATAACAGTACTAATATTCTACTAAATCTCCGAGTAATACAAGTACAGATTTTATTTGTGAGTATGTGGTTCCAGTGATCTTGTTTGTTGAATGAACTTGTGATGTTGTAAACATGGATTTCATAGAAAATGTGTTTGTGGAATTTATTGTGAAGAGAATAGTTGGTGGAGTAGTTAGATGCTGATGCCTACCAGATCTTACAGAACTTTTGTACCCCCTTGTTGTAGTTGTTGCAGAATGTTCCTGCTTAGAAGCAGGTAAATATTGAAAACTAATATTATGAGCAATTCTCTAATATCAAGACAACAAGTAGAGTGTGGCACACTAGCAAACAATAATGCTTTtgtgaaaataattaaatttatagtTATTAAATTCAAAAGTACAATTTGGTTGAAGTTTCTTCTTGCCTCTCCCCTGTCAAGATGTTCTTACAAAAAAAAAACAACTCTAAACATCTACTTGAATTGTGTAATAATGTAATATGATCCCGTTAAATAATcaatttttctaaatttttaagGTGTTCGAAAACGAACTTAATAGGATTAGATCTTAGGCGAGAGTATACAAGAGTTTCTTTTATCCGATCATGCCTGACCTGATTTCTCATCAATAATGACGAATAATTTTGTTGATCTACTAGCTTAATTATATGAAACCCAGATTTTAGAGGTTTAACATCTTAGTGCCCTAGTTTTAATTCAGGTTGATGCAGCTTAATTAGGGTTTATGGAATGGTAGATATGCGTAAATTATTgcaataatttataaaaaaaacttTTGTCACTTGATTTCTATAGGAtcaaaagaaaaaagaaattGAATTGGTTATAGGAAGGCAGTGGATAAGCAGCGAGAGGATGAGGAAAAAAGATGAGAAATAGGTGGGTAACCTATCTCTTCCTGATAGTATTAAAAAAAGGTATAGTACATAATACCGAATATGTAATATTAATATATGATGAAGGATGTGTGTGTGCATGTATATGTGATGTGTGAAGAGACTTAACTTCAACTGTCTGTAGTAGGCAGTCCCTATCTAATGTGTACCAACCTAACAATAATTATCTTGGTTCATGAGCTAACCAACTAATAAAGCAAATACAATTGGGAACTCTACCTAGATTTTTGTTGTTTTTATAACTCTTTACCCCGTCACTACTTGACCCTTGCATCTTGCAACTGTGCAGCAAAGATTTGTTACTTCACAAACATATCAAACCGCACCAACTCGTAGATACAAGTAGGGGCTCCCGGATTTTTTTGGCATATTTCAACTTAAATTTCAGTTTTTTAGTATAGTTATTCTTCCAAAACTGTCACAAAACGCCATTTTCTCTGGAGTTCAACCCTAGAGGCCCAGAAGAAGTGGCGTTCTGgggtttttcatttttttttctcttttctccCGGATTGAATTGCAGTTGTGTTGAATTGTTTGTAAGTGTTTGTAAGTGGGAAATATGTAATTGAGACCTAATTTTCAGTCTTCATATTAAATtggaaaaaaattattttggtgtaatttttttttgttgGGTAGTCATGCAAGACTATTTTTAGTACGTAatttttgttttttaaaaaaatgtatgTATGACTTTTTGTGCCCTCAAAAAGGGTACCTTGGTAGTCGGCTTCGGAAATATTCAATGAAGATCTAATTTTGAGTCCTAATATTAAATTGGAAAAAAATATTTtggtgtaattttttttattaggGAGTCATGCAAGCCTATTTATAGTACGTAATtattgtttttttaaaaaaaaagtgTATATATGACCTTTTGTGGCTTCAAAAAAGGGTAACTTGCGAGTCAGCAAAGAAATGTTTTTATGAAAGGGTAGCTTGATTTTTTTTTGATGTAATAGAAAACAATAACATCTTTTAGTAAAAGTAACAAGATGAAATCGACTTGTCAACTTTTAGAAATCCGAATCTTCAGACAAATATGAAAAGTTAAAAGAAGTACTGTGTGTACGTAAAGGAAATGCAGATTTCCTAAATTCACGGGAGTAGGCACATGCAAATTTTGAAATGAATGACACAGGTGaataatttcattttaaaatttatagGGTCAATACTATCAATTATTTCCACATTCGTAACTGCACAACCTAATATTACATATTGACCATGTAAAATTATGCCTATAAATAGCTGCAAAACTATAAGCCATCAACTAAATTTCCCCCTTTGTAGTATATTAGCTTCTAAATTTTGAGGCTGCTACAGTCAGGTCATGGACAAGGGCACGGGACACGCTAGTTCTGATATTCATGATTACGGGGAAGTTAATTGGTATAAATGGACCGAATCTCAAGCACGGGATGGAGCTCAACGAGCATAAATTTGGCAGGTCAAACAatttgtgagaagaatgtgaggTATACGGGCCGCACAAGGGCATGCCGTACGTGATAATGAACAGTTCGTTGGCTATGGGGAAATGCACTTGAAGTTTATGAAATCATCCATCGAGTATGAAGAAAATATTAATAAGAATTTTAACTCTGGTCACATTTCAAAGGAGGAACATGAGTACGAGTTAAATGAAATATCTCGACATTACCACTTCATAGAGGACGAGCTTGAGATGAGAAAAAAGGAGTACGAGGATGCATACGCAAAGCGTAGGGCTGAAAGGATACGTGAAAAACACAAGGAGTGAGACGAAAAATATACGAAATATATCGTCAAACTTGGGGATTTTTCTCAAGGACACCATGATGTTGGTATAGCTATAACTATATGTCATGGAAATCAGGGGCCCCACGCATTACCATCGCGTGATACTCGGTCAAGTATGTACGCCTCGACCCACGGATATGGGGAGGGAGGTCATATGCATACATCCCCTCACATACAAGAGGATGAGGACGTTGATGATGAGTTTGATCAGTACGTAGTTAATCTTGCGGATGACTAAAAAAATTGAGAGCTTCATTCATTTTCCAATTTTCAGCTGCAATGTATTTCTCTTATTATATGTTTACATAATCAGTGTTCCCTTACAATATAATTTGTTCCCAAGATGAATGGAAAATGCACTCGTTATTGCATTTTTTGTTTACTACTTTACAGAATCATTTGTACTAATTGTGATAATAT
This window contains:
- the LOC141671803 gene encoding myb-related protein 308; this encodes MGRSPCCEKAHTNKGAWTKEEDDRLIAYIRSHGEGCWRSLPKAAGLLRCGKSCRLRWINYLRPDLKRGNFTEEEDELIIKLHSLLGNKWSLIAGRLPGRTDNEIKNYWNTHIRRKLLNRGIDPTTHRPMNESNCAQEITTISFGSGAATAVNMKEEQQEDEDRKMMVMIKSSNYGFQETDEKITSMVIERCPDLNLDLKISPPHQQHQTDALKTGGRNRGLCFACSLGLQNSKDCSCNSNNGTSSSNNGTSGYDFLGLKAGGVLDYRSLEMK